The Polyangium spumosum genome includes the window CGCTCAGCGCGAAGGACGCCGCGGCCTTCTTCGTGCGGCTCGCCGAGAGCAACGAGGACGTCATCAAGCAGGAGCTGAACCGGCTCGCGCAGATCCTCGAAGACGAAGGGAGGCCACTCGAGGCGACCGAGGTGCTGCACGTGATGGCCGACCGCTACACGGCCGAGAAATGCGCGATCCAGGCCCGCGCCATCGAGATCGCCACGCGCAGCGGCAACAACGCGATCCGCGCCGGCGAGGTGAATCGAAGCCTCCGGCTCGGCTGCAAGCCCTGACACGCGCATGCGCCCTCCGAAGCCCCTCGCCCTCGCGCTCCTCACGCTCACGCTCGCCACGCTCGGCTGCGAAAAAAAAGACCCGCCGAGCCCGGAGGTTTCAGCGAACGAAGCGACGGCGCCCCTCGCCGATTTCCCGGATATGAAGGCGTCCTCGTGGGTGAACGGCGCGCCCACGCCGCTCGCCGAGGCCCGCGGCGAGCTGGTGCTGCTCGAGGCCTGGCACCCGACCTGAAGCGCTTGCCGAGCGTCCGTGCCCGCGGTCCTCGCGCTGCACGGACGTTTCGGGGCCCGCGGTCTGCGGGTCATCGGGGTCTCGAGCTTCGACCCGGACGACGCGGAGGCCGAACGCAAGGCCGCCGAGGAGGCCACACGTGAAGAGAAGATGGATTATGCCACCTATCTCGACACGAACGGCACATGGTCGAAGACGGCCGGGCTCGTCGATATCCCGGCCTTCGCCCTGCTCGGCCCCGACGGCCGCGTCCTTCTCCGCCACCGAGGCAAGCTCGCCCTCGGCGCCGAGGCGTATGCCGAAATGGAGCGCGC containing:
- a CDS encoding TlpA family protein disulfide reductase, which produces MPAVLALHGRFGARGLRVIGVSSFDPDDAEAERKAAEEATREEKMDYATYLDTNGTWSKTAGLVDIPAFALLGPDGRVLLRHRGKLALGAEAYAEMERAIERALPASPR